The Bradysia coprophila strain Holo2 chromosome X unlocalized genomic scaffold, BU_Bcop_v1 contig_12, whole genome shotgun sequence genome window below encodes:
- the LOC119067279 gene encoding tryptophan--tRNA ligase, mitochondrial-like — protein MAGVDSRAFILCRKRTHFDPDKSTLFVQSSIKQHAELCWIFGCMATMARLNRLQQFKDKSANMKDIPLGLFVYPVLQTADILMYKATHVPTGDDQSQQLQVAQDIANTFNFRFGETFPICQGIIAKDTSCRIKSLRDPTKKMSKSDPNPKTRIELLDRPEQILEKIKKAVTDCTSAVAYDPETRPGVSNLVAIHSLMSGISIEQIVRDASNLDTGKYKFRVAEAVIERIDPIRLKIEDYLKNPEYLIDVMRIGAEKSSRIAEETIVDVKKKVGVGVGDLSEYVNEVEKLKTQTQ, from the exons atgGCCGGCGTAGACTCCCGAGCCTTTATTTTATGTCGAAAACGAACACATTTTGATCCCGATAAGTCGACGCTTTTCGTTCAGTCATCCATCAAACAACATGCCGAATTGTGCTGGATTTTCGGTTGTATGGCAACAATGGCTCGTTTGAATCGATTGCAACAGTTTAAGGACAAGTCAGCGAACATGAAAGATATACCTCTGGGACTGTTTGTGTATCCAGTGCTGCAGACAGCTGATATTTTAATGTACAA AGCCACACACGTCCCAACTGGTGACGATCAATCGCAGCAATTGCAGGTAGCCCAGGACATTGCAAATACATTCAACTTCCGATTCGGAGAAACATTTCCCATTTGTCAAGGCATTATAGCTAAAGATACAAGCTGTCGCATCAAATCGCTCCGTGATCCTACAAAAAAG ATGTCAAAATCTGACCCGAATCCGAAAACTCGAATTGAACTTCTCGATCGACCTGAAcaaatattggaaaaaattaaaaaagcgGTCACCGACTGCACATCGGCTGTTGCTTACGATCCGGAAACCAGACCCGGTGTATCCAATTTGGTTGCCATTCATTCTCTGATGAGTGGAATTTCAATTGAACAAATTGTCCGCGATGCATCGAATTTGGACACCGGCAA atataaATTTCGTGTGGCCGAAGCAGTAATCGAGAGAATCGATCCGATCCGATTGAAAATCGAGGACTATCTCAAGAATCCGGAATATTTGATTGATGTTATGAGAATTGGTGCGGAGAAGTCCAGTCGAATTGCTGAAGAGACCATAGTGGATGTTAAGAAAAAAGTCGGTGTGGGTGTCGGTGATCTATCGGAGTATGTGAATGAAGTTGAAAAGCTGAAAACGCAGACTCAGTAG